DNA from Helicobacter pylori:
ATTTTGAAATCCGTAAATTTGACACTGTTGGCCCTAGAGTGGGGAGCGAATTGAAAGAAAAGGGCATTTTGTCGCTGATTTTAGCACTAATAGCGATCATGGTTTATGTGAGTTTCCGCTATGAATGGCGTTTCGCTTTAGCGAGCGTTGTTGCGCTTGTGCATGATGTGATTTTAGTGACAAGCTCGGTGATTGTTTTTAAGATTGATATGAATCTGGAAGTGATTGCGGCTTTGCTCACATTGATTGGGTATTCCATTAATGATACGATCATTATTTTTGATCGAATCAGAGAAGAGATGCTCTCTCAAAAAACCAAAAATGCCATTCAAGCCATTGATGAAGCCATTTCCAGCACGCTCACGCGCACGCTTCTAACTTCTTTAACCGTGTTTTTTGTGGTGTTGATTTTGTGCGTGTTTGGGAGTAAGATCATCATTGGCTTTTCGTTGCCCATGCTAATAGGCACGATTGTAGGGACTTACAGCTCTATTTTCATCGCCCCTAAAGTAGCGTTATTGTTAGGCTTTGATATGGGTAAATATTATGAGAATGAGGCTAGAAAAATCAAAAAAGCTCAAGAGAAAGAAAAAATGCGCCGTTTGTATGAGGGCGG
Protein-coding regions in this window:
- the secF gene encoding protein translocase subunit SecF: MELFKRTRILSFMRYSNYGVIVSAILVLLALGLLFFKGFSLGIDFAGGSLVQVRYAQNAPIKEVRDLFEKEARFKGVQVSEFGSKEEILIKFPFVETAENEDLNAIVANILKPSGDFEIRKFDTVGPRVGSELKEKGILSLILALIAIMVYVSFRYEWRFALASVVALVHDVILVTSSVIVFKIDMNLEVIAALLTLIGYSINDTIIIFDRIREEMLSQKTKNAIQAIDEAISSTLTRTLLTSLTVFFVVLILCVFGSKIIIGFSLPMLIGTIVGTYSSIFIAPKVALLLGFDMGKYYENEARKIKKAQEKEKMRRLYEGGQV